The window AGCGGCGAAGGCGGCTCGGGTCGCCAAGCTGAAGCAGCAGCAGGACAAGGCCGTCCGTTGGATGAAGGGGCTGGTAGtcttgtcctcctcctcctccgactccGACGGCAGCTCCACCTCCTCCGACGGCAGCTCCACCTCCTCCGACGGCCAAGATCCTCCACCAGCCGCAGACGCCTACAGCTACGCCGGCGACCGAAAGGGGAAAGACCCGACGAGGAAGTGGTGAAGGAGCTCCTCTTATGTTTAGTTATCGCttttagtagttgaacttgtCCGGCGATGAACAACGGTGATCTTTTGGATAATGTAAAGTAGGGTGGTGCATTTCGTTGTGAGTTTGATGTCGATTACTTTGTCAGTTGTTTGATCACGTAGAGTAGTTCATCACGTTGCATGCGTAGTATGGATATAGGATGCCGGATATGAGATACGCGGATGTGGAGAGAGAAATATGAGGCGAGCCCGATCAGTGCCCACGGATGCGCCCAGACGTTTGAGAGGTCGGATTTGCCTTTGGGCTTCTATTGAATCGAGAAATTGAATTGTACATCTTTCATCTTTTTGcgcggttgtagatgctctaaccgGACATATGCAACACCGGCTCCTACATCAGTTTGTGGGGACACATGCTGTGTCCAGTCTACTAGTACCACACTACCCGCGGTCCGGAAGTCCTCCTCCAACTCCATCTCCAGCCGCCGCTATATAAAAATCCGCGCCGGCGCCGCACCGGGGAAGCCCAccctcgccttctccccctcctccttcACCCAAACGGCAGAGGACCCCTGCCGTCTCAAGCCCCGCCTCTCCCTCTCCGTGGTTGGAGCGCCGCCTTGCTGTAAGCATCCCCTCCTTCTTACCCCGCACCAATTCGACCGGAGCCCGGCGATTCTGGTTGTGATTCGCTCGTGCTGGATCAAATCCGAGGCTAGGTTCGGCGGGTGCATTGCCTACTTGATCAACGTGCTTCCCTCGCGCTTGTTTCCCTGCCTGATTTGGTTCAGTTCGGTTCTATCCCCAATCCGACATAGGGTTCTTCGTGCGTTTTGATTTCGTTTTCTTATTAGTTACAGTATTTAACTATTTATTTATGCTGCATTTATTGCCTAGATTCTTGTTTACCCCGTGGTTGGCGGGGTAGATCAAACTAATGGGAAGCTAAGAGTACTGGTAACAAATTTAGTAGGCCTCCTATCCGGAGGTGAAAGATTAGTCTACGATTTCTGAATGTAGCACAACTTACTGAGGAAATGCACCCACTTCAACTGCTTAAGTGGCTTTCATATAACTGCCAGGATAAACTGATGTGTGTTTGTTTCTGTGAATATTTTGCAATTTTGGCAAGAAGTGGCTTGCATATCTTCCTTCTCTGTTACCTATCAATTAGTATCTTGTGTAACTGATCCAGTTTCATCTCCCATGCTCATTAGGGATTATTAACTTGTCATTCATCTAATTCAATTGATCTTTGCTTTTCTGCAGTTATGATGGGTTCTTCTTCATCTTGGTCTGTCCCGCCAGCCTCTGGGTCAGTCATGGGCTCTTTATCCTCATTCATTTTTGTCCACGCGCGACTTCTGGTGCAGCCATGGGCTCTTCTCCATCCTCGTTTTGTTTCAAAACGAGCTCTGGTGCAGCCATGGGCTCTTCTACATCCTCGTTTTGTTTCACAAAACAAGCTCTGGTGCAGCCATGGGCTCCTCTTCGCATTTGTATAGCCCGACCTTTTGGCCACCCATGCGCCATTTTTATCCACTGATTCTCTATTTTCATGATCTGCTACTTGGTTATCCCTAAGTAAATTTGATGGGTTCTTATGTTTGCCAAGTTCAATACAATAATAGATGTGAATTCTTTCCATTAGCAGCGTCTTCCCCTGTTTGACCGTGCATGTGTACAGTTTCTGGGGATGCCATCAAGTAGAGCATCCGTGAGTAAGTTGAGGCATAGGTGAAACATTCATGGTATAACTAAGAACAACATTTTTCTTGAGTTCGTGACCTAATATATTTGTTAGCCAAATGCCATGCATAAATAGATTGTGCAAGTACTACAATTTCAGTAGTATAGTAGGATATGATGCGTTTAACTACTGACTACTGAAGCACCATTGCCATATATTTTTTGTTAATAGTTGGTTTTTATAGGGAATGCTCTTTACAAAATGTCGAACGTTACGAGATAACCAAGGCCTTAATGGAGTGCAAAATGGCAGAAAGAAGCTCAGTGAGCCAACACCTGGTCAAGCTAGTTAGTTACATGTGGAGGTTGGAAGCTTTGGGCTCTCCGATCCCCCCCTGGCTTTGTACTGATCTTATCCTTCTGTCTCTCCCGCCAAGCTTTAATGGCTTTATCATGAATTACATGATGTGCGAGATGGACAAGAGCGTGAATGAATTGCTCG is drawn from Aegilops tauschii subsp. strangulata cultivar AL8/78 chromosome 1, Aet v6.0, whole genome shotgun sequence and contains these coding sequences:
- the LOC109764954 gene encoding uncharacterized protein, giving the protein MALRLAIEQSEREAKEAAAKAARVAKLKQQQDKAVRWMKGLVVLSSSSSDSDGSSTSSDGSSTSSDGQDPPPAADAYSYAGDRKGKDPTRKCSNRTYATPAPTSVCGDTCCVQSTSTTLPAVRKSSSNSISSRRYIKIRAGAAPGKPTLAFSPSSFTQTAEDPCRLKPRLSLSVVGAPPCFMMGSSSSWSVPPASGECSLQNVERYEITKALMECKMAERSSVSQHLVKLVSYMWRLEALGSPIPPWLCTDLILLSLPPSFNGFIMNYMMCEMDKSVNELLVMLKNAEFWMQKGTNHLTKKTTSFKKKGKVKNGKGVIKTDTKRKPKRGATKETQCFFCKDKGHWKRNCKKFLAEKKKSGKSSTRTSEDTGTGKE